From the genome of Agromyces intestinalis:
TGCACGCGCGGGCACTCGTCGCCGCCGATGCCGATGTACGGACCGGGGAAGAGGTCCATCACGTCGTCGAGCACATCGCAGAAGAACCGCACCGTCGACTCCTCGGCGTTCAGCACGTACTCGCTGATTCCCCACCCCGTCCAGACGTCGACGTCGGGGCGGTCGACGCCCAACTCGGGGTACGCCGCGATCGCCGCCTGCACGTGCCCGGGCGACTCGATCTCGGGCACGATCGTGACGAACCGTTCGGCGGCGTACGCCACGATCTCGCGCAGGTCGTCCTGCGTGTAGTAGCCGCCGTGCGGCCGGCCGTCGCCGGGTGCGCCGGGGGCGGCGCCGACCTGGCTCTCGTGCCGCCACGCGCCCACCTCGGTGAGCCGCGGGTACCGCGGGATCTCGATGCGCCACCCCTGGTCGTCGGTGAGGTGGAAGTGCAGCCGGTTGAGCTTGTGCGCGGCCATCAGGTCGATGAACCGCAGCACGTCCCGCACCGGCAGGAAGTGCCGGGCGACGTCGAGCATCGCACCCCGCCACGCGAACCGCGGCGCATCGTCGATCTCGACGGCCGGCAGCCGCCACGCGGCATCCGTCACCCTCGCCCGCCGGTGGATGGCCGGCGGGAAGAGCTGCAGCAGCGACTGGCATCCGGAGAAGACCCCGGCCGCACCTCCGCCGATCACGTCGACGCCGTCGGCGTCGACCCGCAGCCGATATCCCTCCGCCGGCAGCGCATCGTCGATCGCCAACCGGATCGACCCGCTGAGCCGGCCCGCGATCGGCCGAACCGGCAGCGCGAACCCGGTCGGCGGGCGCAGCGCGCCCTGCAGCCAGACGGCGACCGGCGCGAGCTCGGCGTCGGCGGTGATCGCGCTCGACGCGGTGAGCTCGAAGCCGGCGCGGCCGGCACCGGCGGCGCCGCCGCTCGACGGGCCGGCGGGTGCGACGCGGCGCGGTCGGGGAACGAGCATTGATCAGCCCTTCACGGCGCCGGCCGACAGGCCGGTGACCAGGTTGCGTTGGATGAGGAGGAAGAAGACGATCACCGGGAGCGAGAACAGCACCGAGCCGGCCATCTGCCCGCCGAAGTCGGTGCCGGTCGTCGGCGTCGTGAACGAGGCGAGCCAGACGGGCAGGGTGTACATCGCCTGGTCCTTCATGAACGTGTACGCGACGAGGTAGTCGTTCCACGCGGCGATGAACGCGAAAATGCTCGTCGCGATGACACCCGGCCCGACGAGCGGGAACCAGATGCGCAGCAGCACCGCCCAGGTGCCCGCGCCGTCGATGCGCGCCGCCTCCTCGATCTCGGCGGGGATCGCGACGAAGAACCCGCGCATGACCCAGATCGAGAACGGCAGCACCGCGGCGACGTAGGCGAGCACGAGCCCGGCGAACGTGCCGAGCAGGTTCAGGCTGTTGAACATCAGGAACGTCGGGATGAGCAGCGCCGTGCCCGGCAGCATCTGCACCGCCAGGATCGCGACGAGCACCGCACGCCGGCCGCGGAAGCGGAACCGCGACAGCGCCGCCGCCGCGAAGAACCCGAGCACGATCGACAGCAGCACCGTGCCGGTGACGACGATGAGGCTGTTGCGCAGGTCGGTCAGGAAGCCGGTCTGCGTGATCGCCACGATGAAGTTGTCGATCGACGGATGCTGCGGGAAGAAGATCGGCGTCGCGGTCAGGATCTCGCTGCGCGGCTTGAACGCCGTGTTCACCATCCAGTAGACGGGGAAGATCCAGACGGCGCAGAAGACGATCGCGACGAGGTTCGGGATGACGCGCCGCCCGCGGGCGGTGCGGCGGCGCCGGCGGGCGGCGACCGGTGGTGTGGTGTCGGCTGCGGCGCTCACAGGTCCTCCCCCGATCGCACGAGGCTGCGGATATAGACAGCCGTGAGCACGAGCAGGATGAGCGTGGTCACGACCGAGATCGCCGAACCCGCACCGAGCTCGAACCCGACGAACGCCGTCTTGTACGTGAAGATGCCGAGCGTCGTCGTCGCCTGGTCGGGGCCGCCCTGCGAGACGAGCCAGATCTGGTTGAACACGTTGTAGTCCCAGATGATCGAGAGGATGGTGATGAGCCCCAGCGTCGGGCGCAGGAACACGAGCGTGATCGATCGGTAGACCCGCCATTCGCTCGCGCCGTCGAGGCGGGCGGCCTCGTAGTACTCGGTCGGGATCTGCACCTGCGCCGCGTAGAGGGTGAGCGCGATGAACGGCACCGCCTGCCAGACGATGAGCGCCCAGATGCTCGTCGCCGCGAGTACGGGATGCTGCGACCACGCGACATCCGTCAGATCACCGAAGACCCGCACCTGGGTGAGGAGCCAGTTGACCACGCCGTAGCCGGGCTGGAACAGCCAGTTCCAGACCAGCGAGGATGCCACGTTCGGCATCGCCCACGCGCAGATCAGCACGACCGTGACCAGGTAGCGCATGCCCGGGCGCAGCAGCGTCATGAGGTGGGCGACGCCCATGCCGACGAGCACGCTGCCCGCCACCATCACCGCGGTGAAGACGACGGTGCGGGCGAGGGCGAGCCAGAAGTCGGGGTCGGCGAAGACCGTCGCGTACTGCTCCAGTCCGACGAACGAGAACGCGCCCGTGAACAGCGACCGCTGGTCGAAGTCGGTGAACGAGATGCCGACGAGCAGCACGATCGGTGCGGCCGTCACGACGGTCATCACGAGCCCGGCGGGGCTCAGCAGCCAGAGGGGGGCGCGATCCCGGCGGCGGGCGGTCGGATGCTCCGGGCCGGCGGGTCGCTTCGAGCGGGGCCGCTTCGAAGCATCCGGATGCCTCGGGCCGGCGCTCCCGCCGGCCTGCTGGTCGACCGCGGGCGGGCCGGGCCGCCGGGCAGGAGCGTCCTGCCCGGCGGCCCGCGCTCGCGCGGCCGGATCGACGACGGTCACGACCTCAGCCGTTGAGCACGTCGGCGAGGTGCTCGTCCATCGCCTTCGCGGCGTCCTCGGCCGACTTCGAGCCCGACGCGACGGCGCCGAACAGCTCGGCGATGCTCTTGTCGCCCTCGATCGTCGGCCAGTTCGCGGCCGCCGGAGTCGCCTTCGAGTTGAGCGCCGCGGCGAAGAAGCCCTCCTGCTGCGGGGTCAGGCCGCTCGCCTGGGCCGCTTCGACGGCCTGCGTGCTGTTCGGGATCCAGCCGTCGACGCCGAACACGTAGTCCTTCTGGGTCTCGGGGCTGCCCGCGATTTTCGCCCACTGCAGTGCGAGGTCGCGGTGCTGCGACTTGGCTGAGATACCCCAGACCGAGCCGCCGAGCATCGCGGGCTGGTTCTGCCGCGAGAGACCGGGCAGCGGGAAGGTGCCGAGCTGGTCGGCGGTGATGTCGGGGTTCGCCTTCGTGATGCCCGCGATCGAGCCGCCCGTGCTCAGGATCGCCGACGTCTTGCCGTCGGCGAAGATCTGGTTCTGGTCGGGCGTGATGTTGTCGAGCGTCGCGGATGCCCCGGTCGAGTACGTGTTCTGGAACTCGGCGAACTGCTCGAGCCCCTCGATGCCCTCGGGCGTCGAGAACCCGCCCGTCCACTCGCCGCCCTCGCTGGTCGCGATCTCGGCGCCCGCATCCCACACGAACTGCATGCTCGACTGCCAGTACTGGCCCGGCAGGTAGAACGGCGCGAAGTCGGGCTCGGGGTGCGCCGCGGCGACCGCGTCGAGGGCGGCGGTGAGTTCGTCGTGCGTGGTCGGCACCTCGGTGACGCCGGCGTCGGCCCACATCGCCGTGTTGTAGATGACGGCGCGGGCGCCCGCGAAGCCGGGCACCGCGTAGAGCGAGCCGTCGATGCGGGCCGGGTCCTCGAGGCCGGCGAGCCAGGTCGCGCCCTGCTTCAGGTCGTCCTCGTAGTTCGTGAGGTCGAGCAGACCGCCGTTCGCGGCGTAGCCCGGCACCTGCGTGTTGCCGATGTCGATGATGTCGGGCGGGTTCGACGTCGCGAGCGCCGTGCTGATCTTGGTCGTGATGCCGTCCCACTGCTGGATCTGCAGGTCGACCTCGGCGCCGGTCTGCTCGGTGAACGCGGCGTTGATCGCCTCGAGCGTGGCGTCCTGGTAGTCGCCCTCCATCGCCCAGACGACGAGCGTCTCGCCGTCGCCCTTCGTGGTGGGCACGGGCTGCGGACCGTCGGCGCCTGCGGTCGCGCCGGTGCCGGCGCACGAGGCGAGCGTGAGCGCCGCGACCGCGGCGAGCGCCCCGAGGGCGGTGATTCGTGTGATGCGCATGTTCTCTCCTGGGGAGGTGGGCGGCGACGATGCCGCGTGGATGAGTGACTGCGGGTGCGTGGTGCGTGGTGTGTGGTGGGGCAGGTGCGGTGCGGAACGCATTTAGTAAACGCTTTGCATAACTCTGCTGTCAAGAGGCAGTTCGCAGCCCCGGCAGGCCGAATCAGCCGAGACGGCGCGACGCACGTGGCATCCATTACGCAATTCGTTTGGAAAACTGCGCGACGCGACCGCCCGCCCCTCCGCGGCCGCGCCGCGCGCTGTGCCATCTGCGCGCCCTCCGCGCCACATCGACTGGCGCAGAGCACGCCGACGTGGCGCAACGGCGGGCCGGGGGCACGCCGCGACGGGTTCATGGGAAGCCAGCGCAGGCAATGCGGTGCGCACGGCAGGCTCGCGGCGCGCTGCGCCACCTGCGCGCTCTCCGCGCCACATCGGCTGGCGCAGACGGCGCGCAGGTGGCGCAGCGGCGGATGCGGTGGGCGCGCGATGCGGCGTAGGCGCGCGCACGCGCCGAGAGGGGCAGCGCGGTGCGGTGGGCGCGGCGGCCCGCGTCAGACCTCGGGTTCGCCGCTCAGGATGCCGCGCAGCCAGTCGCGCGCTTCGATGTAGACCTCGTCGTCGTACTTCGAGTGGTACTCGACCTCGCGCCGATCGGCGCGGGGGTACGACCCGAGGTAGATGACGCCGGGGCTGAACCGGCGCAGACCGAGCAGGGCGTCGGCGACCCGTTCGTCTTCGATGTGCCCGTCGAGGTCCATGACGAAGCGGTACCGGCCGAGCTCGTCGCCGATCGGCCGCGACTCGAGCAGCGACATGTTGACCCCGCGCGTCGAGAACTGCTCGAGCATCGCGAGCAGCGAGCCCGGTTCGTCGTCGGGCAGCTCGACGATGACGCTCGTCTTGTCGGCTCCGGTTCGCGGCGGGATGCGCAGCGACCGGCTCACCAGCACGAACCGCGTGACCGCGTTGGGGTTGTCGCCGATGCCCTCGGCGAGCACGTCGACGTCGAGCTGGTCGACGATGCCGGGCGGGGCGACCGCCGCGTCGGCGTTGCTGTCGTCGGCGAAGAGCGACGTCGCGGCCTGCACGTTGCTCGCCGCGGGAATGTGCCCGTGGTCGGGCAGGTGTCGTTCGAGCCATCCGCGCGTCTGCGCGTACGCGACGGGGTGCGCGTTGACGACACGCACATCGGCGAGCGCAGTGCCGGGCCGCGCGACGAGCACGAAGTTCACCGGCACGAGGTACTCGCCCACGATCCGCAGCCCGGGCACGGTGGCGAGCGCGTCCTGCGCCGCGGAGACCCCGCCCTCGATCGAGTTCTCGATCGCGATCATGGCCGCGGTCGAGCGCCCGGTCGTGACATCCGCCAGCGCCTCGCCCACGTTGTTGACCGACCGCCAGATCTTGCCCTGCGCCTCGGGCACCTGCTTCAGCGCCGCCTCGGTGAAGGTGCCGGCCGGCCCCAGGTAGGAGTAGGTCTCCGAGGGTCGGGCGTCGCCGGTTGCGGTCATGCAGGCCAGCCTAGCCAGCGGGTCGCAGCCGACGGCGTACGGTGACGGGCATGACGGATGCCCCGCGGCTCGCCGCGCAGCAGGCGGGCGCGTCGGATGCCTCGGCCGGCGCGCCACGACTCACCGACGCCGCACGCCGCATCGCGCTGCGCCGGATGAAGGCGCTCGCGACCTGGCTGCTGATCGCCGCGGCCGTCGTGTTCGCGTTCGCGTTCGCCCTGCAGGACGCGTACCCGTGGCTCGGGTACGTGCGCGCGGCCGCCGAGGGTGCGATGGTCGGCGCGCTCGCGGACTGGTTCGCGGTGACCGCGTTGTTCCGGCATCCGCTGGGGCTGCGCATCCCGCACACGGCGATCATCCCGACCCGGAAGGACGAGATCGGCCGCACCCTGGGCGACTTCGTCGAGCTCGAGTTCCTGTCCGACGACGTGGTGCTCGGCAAGCTGCGCTCGGTCGACCTCGCCCGACGGCTGGGCGAATGGCTGCGGGTTCCGGCGAACGCCGAGCGGCTCACGGGCGAGGCCGCCGCCGGCGCGCGCGCGGTGCTGCGCCTGCTCGCCGACGACGATGTCGAACGGGTCATCGACCAACTCGCCCGCCGGCACCTGTTCGCGCCCGAATGGGGTCCGGCGATCGGCCGGGTCGGGGCGCGACTCGTCGCGGCCGACCAACAGCGGAACGCCGTCGATGCCGTCGCCGAACAGGCCGAGGCGTGGCTCGCCGCCCACCCCGAGGCGTTCGGGTCGATGGTGTCGCGCCGGCTGCCGAAGTGGGTGCCGTCGGTCGTCGATCGGTTCGTCGACGAGCGCGCCCACCGCGAGGTGCTCGGCTTCGTGCGTGCGGTTCGCGATGATCCGCAGCATCCGGCCCGCCTCGCGATCGATGCCTGGCTCGCCGAGTTCGCCGAGCGTCTGCAGCACGACCCCGCGCTCATCGCCCGCGTCGAGGCGCTGAAGCTCGACCTGCTCGACAGCCCTCGGGTGCGCGAGTTCGCCGCCGAGGCGTGGTCGACGGTGCGCACGACGCTCGAGTCGGCGCTCGACGAGCCCGACAGCGAGCTGCGGGCCGGTCTGCGCGCCGCGGTCGCCGAGATCGGCGGTCGGCTCGCGACGGATGTCTCGCTGCAGGCGAAGGTCGACGACTGGGTGGCGGATGCCGCGGCCTCCCTCGTGCGCACGTACCGGCACGACCTCGCCGGCGTCATCGCCGAGACCGTCGAGCGCTGGGATCCGGCCGAGGCGTCCGCGAAGCTCGAGCTGCAGGTCGGTCGCGACCTGCAGTTCATCCGCATCAACGGCACGGTCGTCGGCGCACTCGCGGGCCTGGCGATCTTCACGATCGCGACCGCCGCCCGCGCCCTCCTCTGACCGCACTGACTCTCGACCCCCTGACCTTTCTCAGGCGTCATCGGTCGGAACCGCGTCGCAACCGGCGTGTCTTGCTGAGAAACGTGCGATTCGGGCAGGAGTTCCTGAAAAGGGTCTCGTGGGGTGGGCGGGGGCGGGGCAGACTGGGGGGATGCATGAGCGAGCGGGCACCACGGCGACGGCAGACGATCTCATCGACGTCGAAGGGCTCGTCAGGGCCTATTACGAGCTGAAACCGGATGCCTCGCAGCCGACGCAGCGCGTCGCGTTCGGCACCTCGGGGCACCGGGGGTCGTCGCTGAAGACCGCGTTCAACGAAGACCACATCCTCGCCATCACCCAGGCGATCTGCGAGTACCGGGCGGCGCAGGGCACCACCGGTCCGCTGTTCATCGGCGCCGACACGCACGCGCTGAGCGCCCCCGCGCAGACCACCGCGCTCGACGTGCTCGTCGCGAACGGCGTGCGCGTGCTCGTCGACGAGTTCGACGACTTCGTGCCGACGCCGGCCGTCTCGCACGCGATCCTGAAGTGGAACGACGACCCCGCCAAGCGCGCCGAGGGCGAGGCCGACGGCATCGTGATCACGCCGTCGCACAACCCGCCCGCCGACGGCGGCTTCAAGTACAACCCGCCGCACGGCGGCCCCGCCGACTCCGACGCGACGACATGGATCGCGAACCGCGCGAACGAGCTCATCGAGGGCGGCCTGCGCGAAGTGAACCAGGCCGAGCCGAGCGGTGTCGAGACGTACGACTTCCGCACGAACTACGTCGACGACCTGGCGAACATCATCGACCTCGACGCGATCAAACGCTCGGGCATCAAGATCGGCGCCGACCCGCTGGGCGGAGCATCCGTGTCGTACTGGGCCGCCATCCGCGACCGCTACGGGCTCGACCTCACCGTCGTGAACGAGCGCGTCGACCCGACCTGGTCGTTCATGACGCTCGACTGGGACGGCAAGATCCGCATGGACCCGTCGTCGCCGAGCGCGATGGCCTCGGTGCTCGAGCACGCGGGCGACTACGACATCCTGACCGGCAACGACGCCGACGCCGACCGGCACGGCATCGTCACGCCCGACGGCGGGCTCATGAACCCCAATCACTACCTGGCCGTTGCGATCGAGTACCTGTTCGCGCACCGGCCGGGCTGGCGCGACGACGCCGCGATCGGCAAGACCCTGGTGTCGTCGTCGATGATCGACCGGGTCGCTTCGTCACTGGACCGGCGGCTCTGGGAGGTGCCGGTCGGGTTCAAGTGGTTCGTGCCGGGGCTCATCGACGGGTCGGTCGCGTTCGGGGGCGAGGAGAGCGCGGGCGCGTCGTTCCTGCGGTTCGACGGCACGGTGTGGACGACCGACAAGGACGGCATCCTGCTGTGCCTGCTCGCCTCCGAGATCCGCGCGGTCACCGGGAAGTCGCCGTCGGAGCTGTACCGCTCGCTGGTCGAGCGGTTCGGCGACCCCGCCTACGAGCGCACGGATGCCCCCGCCTCCGCCGAGCAGAAGGCGCGCCTTGCCAAGCTCGACGGCGACGCGATCGCGGCGACCGACCTCGCGGGTGAACCGATCACGGCGAAGCTGTCGCGCGCGCCCGGCAACGACGCGGCGGTCGGCGGAGTCAAGGTCGTGACCGAGGACGCCTGGTTCGCCGCCCGCCCGAGCGGCACCGAGGACGTGTACAAGATCTACGCCGAGTCGTTCCGCGGGCCAGAGCACCTGCGCGAGGTGCAGGCC
Proteins encoded in this window:
- a CDS encoding DUF445 domain-containing protein, with protein sequence MTDAPRLAAQQAGASDASAGAPRLTDAARRIALRRMKALATWLLIAAAVVFAFAFALQDAYPWLGYVRAAAEGAMVGALADWFAVTALFRHPLGLRIPHTAIIPTRKDEIGRTLGDFVELEFLSDDVVLGKLRSVDLARRLGEWLRVPANAERLTGEAAAGARAVLRLLADDDVERVIDQLARRHLFAPEWGPAIGRVGARLVAADQQRNAVDAVAEQAEAWLAAHPEAFGSMVSRRLPKWVPSVVDRFVDERAHREVLGFVRAVRDDPQHPARLAIDAWLAEFAERLQHDPALIARVEALKLDLLDSPRVREFAAEAWSTVRTTLESALDEPDSELRAGLRAAVAEIGGRLATDVSLQAKVDDWVADAAASLVRTYRHDLAGVIAETVERWDPAEASAKLELQVGRDLQFIRINGTVVGALAGLAIFTIATAARALL
- the pheA gene encoding prephenate dehydratase, whose protein sequence is MTATGDARPSETYSYLGPAGTFTEAALKQVPEAQGKIWRSVNNVGEALADVTTGRSTAAMIAIENSIEGGVSAAQDALATVPGLRIVGEYLVPVNFVLVARPGTALADVRVVNAHPVAYAQTRGWLERHLPDHGHIPAASNVQAATSLFADDSNADAAVAPPGIVDQLDVDVLAEGIGDNPNAVTRFVLVSRSLRIPPRTGADKTSVIVELPDDEPGSLLAMLEQFSTRGVNMSLLESRPIGDELGRYRFVMDLDGHIEDERVADALLGLRRFSPGVIYLGSYPRADRREVEYHSKYDDEVYIEARDWLRGILSGEPEV
- a CDS encoding extracellular solute-binding protein: MRITRITALGALAAVAALTLASCAGTGATAGADGPQPVPTTKGDGETLVVWAMEGDYQDATLEAINAAFTEQTGAEVDLQIQQWDGITTKISTALATSNPPDIIDIGNTQVPGYAANGGLLDLTNYEDDLKQGATWLAGLEDPARIDGSLYAVPGFAGARAVIYNTAMWADAGVTEVPTTHDELTAALDAVAAAHPEPDFAPFYLPGQYWQSSMQFVWDAGAEIATSEGGEWTGGFSTPEGIEGLEQFAEFQNTYSTGASATLDNITPDQNQIFADGKTSAILSTGGSIAGITKANPDITADQLGTFPLPGLSRQNQPAMLGGSVWGISAKSQHRDLALQWAKIAGSPETQKDYVFGVDGWIPNSTQAVEAAQASGLTPQQEGFFAAALNSKATPAAANWPTIEGDKSIAELFGAVASGSKSAEDAAKAMDEHLADVLNG
- a CDS encoding beta-N-acetylhexosaminidase yields the protein MLVPRPRRVAPAGPSSGGAAGAGRAGFELTASSAITADAELAPVAVWLQGALRPPTGFALPVRPIAGRLSGSIRLAIDDALPAEGYRLRVDADGVDVIGGGAAGVFSGCQSLLQLFPPAIHRRARVTDAAWRLPAVEIDDAPRFAWRGAMLDVARHFLPVRDVLRFIDLMAAHKLNRLHFHLTDDQGWRIEIPRYPRLTEVGAWRHESQVGAAPGAPGDGRPHGGYYTQDDLREIVAYAAERFVTIVPEIESPGHVQAAIAAYPELGVDRPDVDVWTGWGISEYVLNAEESTVRFFCDVLDDVMDLFPGPYIGIGGDECPRVQWRGSARVQQRMGELGLADEGEVQGWFTGRLAEHLRARGRRAFGWDELLEGEPPHDVVVASWRGSAGITIAARLGYDVVACPDDVAYLDYRQSDGPDEPIPVSVPVTVVDAFRFDPVPPGLSPEEAAHVLGGQANLWSEYMDSPRTVDFFAFPRLAAIAEALWSGSGGDEADFLRRLDAHLARLDAMGVEYRRADGPRPWQRRPGIPGRPETRAEREANIAALVAQLPRV
- a CDS encoding carbohydrate ABC transporter permease translates to MSAAADTTPPVAARRRRRTARGRRVIPNLVAIVFCAVWIFPVYWMVNTAFKPRSEILTATPIFFPQHPSIDNFIVAITQTGFLTDLRNSLIVVTGTVLLSIVLGFFAAAALSRFRFRGRRAVLVAILAVQMLPGTALLIPTFLMFNSLNLLGTFAGLVLAYVAAVLPFSIWVMRGFFVAIPAEIEEAARIDGAGTWAVLLRIWFPLVGPGVIATSIFAFIAAWNDYLVAYTFMKDQAMYTLPVWLASFTTPTTGTDFGGQMAGSVLFSLPVIVFFLLIQRNLVTGLSAGAVKG
- the pgm gene encoding phosphoglucomutase (alpha-D-glucose-1,6-bisphosphate-dependent), which gives rise to MHERAGTTATADDLIDVEGLVRAYYELKPDASQPTQRVAFGTSGHRGSSLKTAFNEDHILAITQAICEYRAAQGTTGPLFIGADTHALSAPAQTTALDVLVANGVRVLVDEFDDFVPTPAVSHAILKWNDDPAKRAEGEADGIVITPSHNPPADGGFKYNPPHGGPADSDATTWIANRANELIEGGLREVNQAEPSGVETYDFRTNYVDDLANIIDLDAIKRSGIKIGADPLGGASVSYWAAIRDRYGLDLTVVNERVDPTWSFMTLDWDGKIRMDPSSPSAMASVLEHAGDYDILTGNDADADRHGIVTPDGGLMNPNHYLAVAIEYLFAHRPGWRDDAAIGKTLVSSSMIDRVASSLDRRLWEVPVGFKWFVPGLIDGSVAFGGEESAGASFLRFDGTVWTTDKDGILLCLLASEIRAVTGKSPSELYRSLVERFGDPAYERTDAPASAEQKARLAKLDGDAIAATDLAGEPITAKLSRAPGNDAAVGGVKVVTEDAWFAARPSGTEDVYKIYAESFRGPEHLREVQAEAQRIVGEALAG
- a CDS encoding carbohydrate ABC transporter permease is translated as MTVVDPAARARAAGQDAPARRPGPPAVDQQAGGSAGPRHPDASKRPRSKRPAGPEHPTARRRDRAPLWLLSPAGLVMTVVTAAPIVLLVGISFTDFDQRSLFTGAFSFVGLEQYATVFADPDFWLALARTVVFTAVMVAGSVLVGMGVAHLMTLLRPGMRYLVTVVLICAWAMPNVASSLVWNWLFQPGYGVVNWLLTQVRVFGDLTDVAWSQHPVLAATSIWALIVWQAVPFIALTLYAAQVQIPTEYYEAARLDGASEWRVYRSITLVFLRPTLGLITILSIIWDYNVFNQIWLVSQGGPDQATTTLGIFTYKTAFVGFELGAGSAISVVTTLILLVLTAVYIRSLVRSGEDL